In Anthonomus grandis grandis chromosome 16, icAntGran1.3, whole genome shotgun sequence, a single window of DNA contains:
- the LOC126745929 gene encoding elongation of very long chain fatty acids protein 6: MKEYNQVTLPNYSYVFNFESDFIHQKTKAWMQDNWTLGFYYVGAYMVFIFGGQYLMQYRPRFQLRGTLILWNLLLATFSIMGACRTVPEFIFSLTTHGLYHSVCVPSFIEQDRVSGFWTWMFVLSKLPELGDTVFIVLRKQPLIFLHWYHHITVLLYSWYSYTETASSARWFIVMNYCVHSIMYSYYGLRAWGHHPPKQVALLITSLQLLQMVIGCAVNMWAHQLLQQGIECHVTPFNVKLSICMYFSYFVLFARFFYKAYISKSNKKSAPTNADYVLMKSKVQ, encoded by the coding sequence ATGAAGGAATACAACCAGGTTACCTTGCCGAATTACTCTTATGTTTTCAACTTCGAGTCGGATTTTATACACCAAAAAACGAAGGCGTGGATGCAGGATAACTGGACTCTTGGCTTTTATTATGTCGGTGCCTACATGGTGTTTATATTTGGGGGCCAGTATCTCATGCAGTACCGCCCCAGATTCCAGCTTAGAGGTACTTTGATATTATGGAACCTGCTACTGGCCACTTTCAGCATCATGGGGGCGTGCAGGACGGTGccagaatttattttttcactgaCCACTCATGGATTGTACCATTCGGTTTGTGTACCTTCGTTTATTGAACAGGACAGAGTATCTGGCTTCTGGACTTGGATGTTTGTGTTAAGTAAGTTACCAGAGTTAGGAGACACGGTATTTATAGTACTTCGTAAACAACCATTGATTTTTTTGCATTGGTATCATCACATTACGGTACTTTTATACTCTTGGTACAGTTATACTGAGACGGCTTCTAGTGCTCGCTGGTTCATTGTAATGAACTATTGTGTCCACTCAATTATGTACTCATATTATGGATTGAGAGCCTGGGGACATCATCCACCCAAACAAGTGGCCCTCCTAATAACCTCATTGCAGTTGCTTCAGATGGTTATAGGATGTGCAGTAAACATGTGGGCACATCAACTTTTACAGCAAGGAATCGAATGTCATGTTACCccatttaatgtaaaattatcAATTTGCATGTATTTCAGTTATTTCGTGCTGTTTGCCAGATTCTTTTACAAAGCGTACATTTCGAAAAGCAATAAAAAGAGCGCACCCACCAATGCCGATTATGTTTTGATGAAATCAAAAGTCCAGtag